One Gelria sp. Kuro-4 DNA segment encodes these proteins:
- a CDS encoding bifunctional 4-hydroxy-3-methylbut-2-enyl diphosphate reductase/30S ribosomal protein S1 produces MQVIRANPSGFCPGVRAAINLARQALGREGRVYSWGPLVHNESVVAALARAGVRPIADLSEAEVTGALIIRAHGVGPADIKAAVARGFRIYDGTCPRVKKVQRLAQELLAAGENVFLVGEKEHPEVRGILAWAGGPVTVINSVKEVEELPAVPARVALVAQTTVTLAHVQAIAAALRQRGAEVTLYDTLCFATTERQAAARELARQVDVMIVVGSHQSANTRRLVEVCQAEGVPTYLVNSAGELRPEWLAGKDSVGVTAGASAPEEIIEEVCGRMSEEYRAEQKLAEGVEKVESQEAPATEATNQPDAQNTEQSPADETATTKTGESVEDLYAKSFLSLQEGQVVTGKVVRVDNDGVLVDVAYKSEGVIPPAELSDKPYASPEEVVQLGQEVKVVVVKVDAEGNNLILSKRRADQEEAWEELKRHYENGEPVEGQVLEVVKGGLIVFVGLRAFMPASQVGLRYEADLSHYVGQTLKAKIIEIEPQRRRVILSHRTVLEAERAAKREALWAELEEGQVRHGRVTKLTDFGAFVDLGGAEGLVHISELSWSRVRHPSEVVHEGDEVDVKVLRLDRERGRISLGLKQVKPDPWTEIRQSFPVGTVHEGVVTNILNFGAFVKLADGIEGLVHISQLAPRHVGHPSEVVQIGQRVKVKVLDINEDKRRISLSIKQVPPELQPLAPAEEHPAPEAAAAEPSADADTDEKIE; encoded by the coding sequence GTGCAGGTTATTCGCGCAAACCCCAGCGGATTCTGTCCCGGCGTACGTGCCGCCATCAACCTGGCGCGCCAGGCGCTGGGCCGGGAGGGCCGGGTTTACTCCTGGGGCCCGCTGGTTCATAACGAAAGCGTGGTGGCGGCCCTGGCGCGCGCGGGCGTGCGACCGATTGCCGATTTAAGCGAGGCTGAGGTGACGGGGGCGCTTATTATCCGCGCGCACGGGGTCGGTCCAGCGGATATAAAAGCGGCCGTCGCCAGGGGTTTTCGCATCTACGACGGCACCTGCCCCCGGGTAAAAAAGGTGCAGCGGCTGGCGCAGGAACTGCTTGCGGCCGGTGAAAACGTCTTTTTGGTCGGTGAGAAGGAACACCCAGAAGTCAGAGGTATACTGGCCTGGGCCGGGGGACCCGTTACGGTGATCAATTCGGTCAAGGAAGTAGAAGAGCTGCCGGCCGTACCCGCACGCGTGGCTTTGGTCGCCCAAACAACCGTCACCCTGGCGCACGTCCAGGCCATAGCGGCCGCCCTGCGGCAGCGCGGGGCAGAAGTGACGCTTTATGATACCCTGTGTTTCGCGACCACAGAACGTCAAGCCGCCGCCCGCGAGCTCGCGCGGCAGGTAGACGTGATGATAGTGGTAGGTAGTCACCAAAGTGCCAACACCCGCCGTCTGGTTGAGGTGTGCCAGGCGGAAGGCGTGCCCACGTACCTGGTCAACAGCGCGGGCGAGCTTCGACCTGAGTGGCTGGCTGGCAAAGACTCGGTAGGGGTCACCGCGGGTGCCTCGGCACCGGAGGAAATCATTGAGGAGGTCTGCGGCAGAATGAGCGAAGAGTACCGAGCGGAACAAAAGCTGGCGGAAGGAGTAGAGAAGGTAGAGAGCCAGGAAGCACCGGCGACCGAGGCCACGAACCAGCCAGATGCGCAAAACACCGAACAGTCCCCGGCGGACGAAACGGCAACCACCAAGACCGGTGAAAGCGTTGAAGATCTCTACGCCAAGTCGTTCCTGTCCCTCCAGGAAGGCCAGGTAGTCACCGGTAAGGTGGTGCGCGTCGACAACGACGGGGTGCTGGTCGATGTCGCCTATAAATCGGAAGGCGTTATTCCTCCTGCCGAACTGAGTGATAAGCCCTATGCTTCGCCGGAAGAAGTGGTCCAGCTGGGCCAAGAAGTCAAAGTCGTGGTAGTTAAGGTGGATGCAGAGGGCAATAATCTCATCCTTTCTAAGCGCCGCGCCGACCAGGAGGAGGCCTGGGAGGAGCTCAAACGGCACTACGAAAACGGCGAACCCGTCGAAGGGCAGGTTCTGGAAGTAGTCAAAGGCGGTCTCATCGTCTTTGTTGGACTGCGTGCCTTCATGCCAGCTTCGCAGGTGGGGCTGCGCTATGAGGCCGATTTGTCGCACTACGTCGGTCAAACCCTGAAGGCCAAGATCATCGAAATCGAACCGCAGCGGCGGCGGGTTATCCTCTCGCACCGTACGGTCTTGGAAGCCGAGCGGGCCGCCAAGCGAGAAGCCCTCTGGGCCGAACTCGAAGAAGGCCAGGTCCGCCACGGCCGGGTTACCAAGCTTACGGATTTCGGAGCCTTTGTCGATCTGGGCGGAGCTGAGGGCTTGGTGCACATCTCCGAGCTGTCCTGGTCCCGCGTCCGGCACCCTTCGGAGGTAGTTCATGAAGGCGATGAGGTGGATGTAAAGGTACTCCGCCTGGACCGGGAGCGCGGGCGGATCTCCCTGGGGCTCAAGCAGGTCAAGCCCGATCCCTGGACCGAAATCCGGCAGAGCTTCCCCGTGGGGACGGTTCACGAGGGCGTAGTGACCAACATCCTCAACTTCGGCGCCTTTGTTAAGCTGGCCGACGGTATCGAAGGGCTGGTGCACATTTCTCAGCTGGCGCCGCGGCACGTCGGACACCCCAGCGAGGTCGTGCAAATCGGCCAGCGGGTGAAGGTGAAGGTGCTTGACATCAACGAGGACAAGCGACGGATCAGCCTGAGCATCAAGCAGGTCCCCCCGGAACTTCAGCCGCTGGCTCCGGCGGAAGAACACCCTGCCCCGGAAGCAGCTGCAGCAGAGCCTTCCGCTGACGCTGATACGGATGAAAAGATCGAGTGA
- a CDS encoding 2-oxoacid:acceptor oxidoreductase family protein encodes MQQEFIFAGFGGQGVLLMGQLIAYAALYEGKKVSWIPSYGPEMRGGTANCTVIVSDRDIGSPVVTRPSCVVAMNLPSLDKFEQNVKPGGILVMNSSMINREPQRTDITVVKVPATATANELGSARVANMVALGAVVEATQVVTFEGLLKTLEKKLPAHHKDLLPLNRRAIERGRSFVPARV; translated from the coding sequence GTGCAGCAGGAGTTCATTTTTGCCGGATTCGGCGGGCAGGGCGTTCTCCTCATGGGGCAGCTCATTGCTTATGCCGCTCTTTATGAAGGCAAGAAGGTATCCTGGATCCCCTCCTACGGGCCGGAGATGCGCGGTGGCACAGCCAACTGCACGGTGATTGTCTCGGACCGGGACATCGGTTCACCGGTGGTGACACGTCCCAGCTGCGTGGTTGCGATGAATCTGCCTTCGCTGGACAAATTCGAGCAAAACGTAAAGCCGGGTGGCATTCTGGTCATGAACAGTTCCATGATCAACCGCGAACCCCAGCGTACGGATATCACCGTGGTCAAGGTCCCCGCTACGGCCACGGCCAATGAACTGGGCAGCGCCCGGGTGGCCAATATGGTGGCCCTGGGGGCTGTGGTGGAAGCGACGCAGGTGGTGACCTTCGAAGGATTGCTGAAGACTTTGGAGAAGAAACTGCCGGCGCATCACAAGGATCTCCTCCCGCTCAACCGGCGGGCTATCGAGCGCGGTCGCAGTTTCGTTCCTGCCCGAGTTTAG
- the buk gene encoding butyrate kinase — protein MRILAINPGSTSTKLGLYEDRQALFTETLAHNPAELAGYRTVLEQHAFRKEAVLRFLAGKDTPLSSLAAVVGRGGLTKPLSGGTYLVNQAMLDDLRAAERGEHAANLGPLLASELAQAAGGIPAFVVDPVVVDELDDVARLSGLPELPRESKFHALNQKAVARRAAKALGRSYQEVNLVVAHLGGGISIGAHRKGRVVDVNNALDGEGPMSPERSGTLPAGALVHLCFSGRFTEAQVRRKITGCGGLMAHLGTTDAQEVEKRIQAGDAHAKLVFQAMAYQVAKGIAALGAVFSGEVDAVVLTGGLANSELLTGWIKERVAFLAPVLIYPGEGELEALALGAWRVLVGEEEAKVYA, from the coding sequence ATGCGGATCCTGGCGATCAATCCCGGCTCCACATCGACGAAGCTGGGGCTGTACGAAGACAGGCAGGCCCTTTTCACGGAGACGCTAGCGCACAACCCGGCAGAGCTTGCCGGCTACCGGACGGTCCTGGAGCAGCATGCCTTCCGGAAAGAAGCCGTGCTGCGTTTTCTGGCCGGCAAAGACACACCGCTTTCCTCGCTGGCAGCGGTGGTGGGGCGCGGCGGCCTGACTAAACCCCTCTCCGGCGGAACCTACCTGGTGAACCAGGCGATGCTCGACGACCTGCGGGCGGCCGAGCGCGGGGAACACGCCGCCAACCTCGGCCCCTTGCTCGCCTCCGAACTGGCGCAGGCGGCAGGCGGTATCCCGGCCTTTGTCGTGGATCCGGTGGTGGTTGACGAGCTGGACGACGTCGCCCGCCTTTCCGGCCTGCCGGAACTCCCGCGGGAAAGCAAATTCCACGCCCTCAACCAAAAGGCGGTGGCCCGCCGCGCCGCCAAGGCGCTGGGGCGATCCTACCAGGAGGTGAACCTGGTTGTGGCGCACCTGGGTGGAGGGATCTCCATTGGGGCGCACCGCAAGGGCCGGGTGGTGGACGTAAACAACGCGCTGGACGGTGAGGGCCCCATGTCGCCGGAGCGCAGCGGCACCCTGCCGGCCGGCGCTTTGGTGCACCTTTGCTTCAGCGGCCGGTTCACCGAGGCGCAGGTCCGGCGCAAAATCACCGGCTGCGGCGGGCTGATGGCCCACCTGGGTACCACTGACGCCCAGGAGGTCGAGAAGCGCATCCAGGCGGGCGACGCCCACGCCAAGCTTGTTTTCCAGGCCATGGCTTATCAAGTGGCCAAGGGAATTGCCGCTCTGGGCGCAGTTTTCTCCGGAGAAGTCGATGCTGTGGTGCTCACGGGCGGCCTGGCCAACTCGGAACTTTTGACCGGTTGGATTAAGGAACGGGTAGCCTTTCTCGCTCCAGTTCTCATTTATCCCGGGGAAGGCGAACTTGAGGCACTGGCGCTGGGAGCGTGGCGTGTTCTGGTTGGGGAGGAAGAGGCCAAGGTTTACGCCTAG
- a CDS encoding copper transporter has translation MVDLKYHLLTLTAVFLALTLGIFIGTALPGPELIWGEQQNVIADLKATFSELKSESSAQKAELAALRRQKLAADELGRCAFPVLVKDRLNGKRAGLIVPAAGTADALAETLTIAGAEVSWEFAVGPAADRLAQAEAGRAAALYLLRETKDAPWPGCTPAAGAPAPVEAVVLYGPVERAAAPGLAALCRTLKGRDIRVIGAVATSNQENSFALFQEWQLSGVDNADTPAGSAALVALLQGAQGYFGWSPAAAGFLPPLVSEWGQGG, from the coding sequence ATGGTCGACCTCAAATACCACCTCTTAACGCTCACTGCTGTGTTCTTAGCCCTCACACTCGGCATTTTCATCGGCACGGCCCTGCCGGGGCCGGAGCTCATCTGGGGCGAGCAGCAGAATGTGATTGCCGACCTGAAGGCCACCTTCAGCGAGCTGAAAAGTGAAAGCAGCGCCCAAAAAGCGGAACTGGCGGCCCTCCGGCGCCAAAAACTGGCTGCCGATGAGCTGGGGCGCTGTGCCTTTCCTGTGCTGGTGAAGGACCGGTTAAACGGAAAACGCGCGGGGCTCATTGTCCCCGCCGCCGGGACAGCCGACGCTTTGGCCGAAACGCTCACCATCGCCGGGGCAGAGGTGTCCTGGGAGTTCGCCGTCGGTCCGGCCGCCGACCGACTGGCGCAGGCGGAAGCCGGCCGGGCGGCGGCTCTTTACCTGCTGAGGGAAACGAAGGATGCCCCCTGGCCCGGTTGCACGCCAGCCGCCGGGGCACCGGCCCCGGTAGAGGCGGTGGTTCTCTACGGTCCTGTCGAGAGGGCGGCAGCGCCCGGCTTGGCCGCGCTTTGCCGCACGTTGAAAGGCCGGGACATCCGTGTGATCGGCGCGGTGGCCACCAGCAACCAGGAGAACAGCTTCGCCCTGTTTCAGGAGTGGCAATTGAGCGGCGTCGACAACGCCGACACACCCGCCGGCTCAGCCGCCCTGGTGGCCCTCCTCCAGGGGGCGCAAGGGTACTTCGGCTGGAGCCCGGCCGCCGCCGGCTTTCTCCCCCCTCTGGTCTCCGAATGGGGGCAGGGAGGATGA
- a CDS encoding glycosyltransferase family 2 protein has translation MKGLDDLTACVVIPAYNEALTIVQTVQAAAKLPVHQIIVVDDGSRDATAELARRAGAQVLQLDRNRGKGAAIQAALPWVKSRVVLLADADLGASADQTRELLLAVQSGRCDMAVAVFARQQRPGGGLGLTVGLARWGILHLTGRELEAPLSGQRALCRAALERLLPLPADFGFEVGLTVKALQAGLRVEEVPLALEHRVTGRTVRDVWHRGRQFYHVGRVLMTLRAFTPAVR, from the coding sequence ATGAAGGGGCTGGATGACCTTACCGCCTGCGTGGTTATTCCCGCTTACAACGAGGCTCTGACCATAGTGCAGACGGTACAGGCGGCCGCCAAGCTGCCCGTACACCAGATTATCGTCGTGGATGACGGGTCACGCGATGCCACCGCTGAGCTGGCGCGCCGCGCGGGTGCGCAGGTGCTTCAGCTCGACCGTAACCGGGGGAAAGGGGCCGCCATTCAGGCGGCCCTGCCCTGGGTGAAAAGCCGCGTCGTGCTGCTGGCCGACGCCGACCTAGGCGCAAGCGCCGACCAGACGCGGGAGCTCCTCCTGGCCGTCCAGAGCGGCCGTTGCGACATGGCTGTGGCCGTCTTCGCCCGGCAGCAGCGGCCGGGTGGAGGTCTGGGGCTGACCGTGGGGCTCGCCCGCTGGGGCATCCTGCATTTGACCGGGCGTGAACTGGAGGCCCCGCTTTCCGGTCAACGGGCCCTGTGCCGCGCAGCGCTCGAGCGCCTGCTGCCTCTACCGGCCGATTTTGGCTTTGAAGTTGGTTTAACCGTCAAAGCGCTGCAGGCCGGGCTCAGGGTGGAAGAGGTACCCCTGGCCCTGGAGCACCGGGTCACGGGCCGTACGGTGCGCGACGTCTGGCACCGCGGACGGCAGTTTTACCATGTGGGCAGGGTCCTTATGACCTTACGGGCGTTCACCCCGGCTGTGAGGTGA
- the steA gene encoding putative cytokinetic ring protein SteA: MAIRARAYLDRSTKRLLLRLPARSIAVVAHRDLDSVAAEALLDRKVLAVVNACRSATGTFPNRGPELLLKAGVPLVDEVGEGIFVQLKEGDWIEVRGGEIWRKNVCLARGHLVSPEDLAKSALQARRHLDQQLERFIKNTLDRALQEKDLILSRPTLPALRTVLNRRHAVVVVRGPTFRADLKAILPYIREMHPVLVAVDGGADALLEFGLKPDLIVGDMDSVSDQALLCGAELVVHAYPDGRAPGLERLRGMKCRPAVFATTGTSEDAALLLAYHNGCELIVLVGSHSNMVEFLEKGRPGMASTFLVRLLIGSILVDAKGVNQLYRLHLRPAYLVSFLAAGALSAVTILLSSLHWQQLLALWGIKLRLLLGF, translated from the coding sequence ATGGCCATACGTGCGCGGGCTTACCTGGACCGCTCGACAAAGCGTTTGCTCCTCAGGCTTCCGGCCCGCAGCATCGCCGTGGTGGCCCACCGGGACCTGGATTCGGTGGCGGCGGAAGCACTCCTTGACCGCAAGGTGCTGGCAGTGGTAAACGCCTGCCGCTCGGCCACCGGCACCTTCCCTAACCGCGGACCGGAGCTCCTCCTGAAGGCCGGTGTTCCCCTGGTGGATGAAGTCGGTGAAGGCATCTTTGTCCAGCTGAAAGAGGGAGACTGGATTGAGGTCAGAGGCGGCGAAATCTGGAGGAAGAACGTTTGTCTGGCCCGGGGGCATCTCGTTTCCCCTGAGGATCTGGCAAAAAGCGCGCTCCAGGCCCGCCGCCATTTGGACCAGCAGCTGGAACGCTTTATTAAGAACACGCTGGACCGTGCTCTTCAGGAAAAGGACCTCATCCTCAGCCGGCCGACGCTTCCTGCCTTAAGGACAGTCCTCAACAGACGACACGCGGTGGTCGTCGTCCGCGGTCCCACCTTTCGCGCTGATCTAAAGGCCATTCTTCCTTACATCCGGGAGATGCATCCCGTGTTGGTGGCCGTCGATGGTGGTGCCGACGCCCTCTTGGAGTTCGGCCTCAAGCCGGATTTGATTGTGGGGGATATGGACAGCGTAAGCGACCAGGCCCTCCTTTGCGGGGCGGAACTGGTCGTGCATGCCTACCCGGACGGGCGCGCTCCGGGTTTGGAGCGGCTCCGCGGGATGAAATGCCGGCCGGCTGTCTTTGCCACCACTGGAACCAGCGAAGACGCAGCCTTGCTTCTGGCCTACCATAACGGTTGCGAACTCATTGTGCTGGTGGGAAGTCACTCCAACATGGTCGAATTCCTGGAAAAAGGCCGGCCGGGGATGGCCAGCACTTTTCTGGTGCGCCTGCTCATCGGCTCCATCCTCGTCGATGCCAAAGGCGTCAACCAGCTGTACCGCCTGCACTTGCGTCCGGCTTACCTCGTGAGTTTCCTGGCAGCAGGGGCCTTGTCGGCGGTTACGATCCTCCTTTCGTCACTGCACTGGCAGCAGCTCCTGGCGCTCTGGGGGATAAAACTGCGCCTGCTGTTGGGTTTCTGA
- a CDS encoding thiamine pyrophosphate-dependent enzyme encodes MKAVFTRPQALADVNTHYCPGCTHGIIHRLVAETIDELGIAERTIGVAPVGCSVLAYNYFNVDFQEAAHGRAPAVATGIKRALPDRVVFTYQGDGDLASIGTAEIVHAANRGEGITVVYVNNAIYGMTGGQMAPTTLAGQKTTTSPYGRDVKLCGYPIRMAELLATLEAPKFIARVAVNSPVHIQQAKRAIKRAFEVQVNQNGFAMVEVLSACPTNWGLPPAKALAWLEENMIPYFPLGEFKVPEEVK; translated from the coding sequence ATGAAGGCGGTATTCACCCGTCCACAAGCTCTGGCCGATGTGAACACCCACTACTGCCCCGGCTGCACGCACGGCATCATCCATCGCCTGGTGGCCGAGACCATCGACGAGCTCGGAATCGCCGAACGCACCATCGGGGTAGCACCCGTAGGTTGCTCGGTGCTCGCTTACAATTACTTTAACGTGGATTTCCAGGAAGCCGCCCACGGGCGGGCACCGGCGGTAGCCACAGGCATTAAACGCGCCCTGCCGGACCGCGTGGTGTTCACCTACCAAGGGGATGGCGACCTGGCTTCCATCGGTACCGCCGAGATTGTCCACGCCGCCAACCGTGGCGAAGGCATCACCGTGGTCTACGTCAATAACGCCATCTACGGCATGACGGGCGGCCAGATGGCTCCGACCACCCTGGCCGGCCAAAAAACCACCACGTCACCCTACGGCCGGGACGTCAAACTGTGCGGTTACCCCATCCGTATGGCAGAGCTCTTGGCGACCTTGGAGGCGCCGAAATTCATCGCCCGTGTGGCCGTGAACTCCCCTGTGCACATCCAGCAGGCCAAGCGGGCTATCAAGCGGGCCTTTGAGGTTCAGGTAAACCAGAACGGCTTTGCCATGGTGGAAGTTCTCTCCGCCTGTCCTACCAACTGGGGGCTGCCACCGGCGAAAGCACTGGCGTGGCTGGAAGAGAACATGATCCCGTATTTCCCCCTGGGCGAGTTTAAAGTACCCGAGGAGGTGAAATAA
- a CDS encoding sigma-54-dependent Fis family transcriptional regulator has translation MIGVAVTALGEKTQPIIERIKECGFLRLLADVKLETGAASHYGDEARELREISLTELASLQGLDVILCGTSAARSAVEAAKVQGVTILGPEAIPGFLLLVSRLRSEINDLVQAQLMLEAIIHATQDAISVVDEHGKGILVNPAYTRLTGLVEKDVLGKPATVDIAEGESIHMQVLATKKPVRGAMLKVGPQRKEVIVDVAPLIVEGRLRGSVGVIHDVSEIKRLTEELARARQRIRHLEAKYTFEDIVGQSPELRAAIEQAQRAADLPATILLRGESGTGKELFAHAIHSASRWRRGQFIRVNCTAIAESLLESELFGYEEGAFTGARRHGKKGYFEEAEGGTIFLDEIGEISPALQAKLLRVLQEKEIIRVGGNTPVPVSARVIAATNVNLEQAVQEGRFREDLYYRLNVVPVFIPPLRYRKDDIPLLVTHLLRKFNQQFGRAVERVSPQALSTLVAYDWPGNVRELENIIGRAMINMRFNETIIQAHHLPPLGNVSTVPRRLWASLAPGWTPGQTLSKLTTEVEKDALHRCLEYTRGNKTEAARLLGVSPRTLYYKLEKYGLEQ, from the coding sequence ATGATTGGAGTCGCCGTAACTGCGCTGGGAGAAAAAACACAGCCAATCATCGAGCGGATCAAGGAATGCGGTTTCCTTCGCCTGCTCGCCGACGTGAAGCTGGAAACTGGAGCCGCTTCACACTACGGGGATGAGGCCCGGGAGCTGCGCGAAATCTCCCTGACCGAACTGGCTTCTTTACAGGGGCTGGATGTCATCCTTTGTGGCACCTCGGCAGCCCGGTCTGCCGTCGAGGCGGCCAAAGTGCAAGGGGTGACCATACTGGGTCCCGAGGCGATCCCCGGCTTTCTCCTTCTCGTTTCACGGCTCCGCAGCGAAATCAACGACCTGGTCCAGGCGCAGTTGATGCTGGAAGCGATTATCCATGCCACGCAGGACGCAATCTCCGTGGTGGACGAACACGGTAAGGGGATTCTCGTCAACCCCGCCTACACGCGGCTAACCGGGCTGGTGGAAAAAGACGTTTTGGGAAAACCGGCCACGGTTGATATCGCCGAGGGAGAGAGCATTCACATGCAGGTGCTGGCCACCAAAAAGCCGGTGCGCGGCGCCATGCTCAAGGTGGGGCCCCAGCGTAAAGAGGTAATCGTCGACGTGGCGCCGCTTATCGTTGAAGGACGGCTGCGTGGGAGCGTGGGGGTAATCCATGATGTGTCCGAAATCAAACGGTTGACGGAGGAACTGGCACGGGCCAGGCAACGCATCCGCCACCTGGAAGCGAAATATACCTTCGAAGACATCGTCGGCCAAAGCCCGGAACTCAGGGCCGCAATTGAGCAGGCGCAGCGCGCGGCCGACCTACCGGCGACCATTCTGCTGCGCGGTGAAAGCGGCACGGGTAAGGAACTCTTTGCCCATGCGATCCACAGTGCCAGCCGCTGGCGGCGGGGGCAGTTTATTCGCGTCAACTGTACCGCCATTGCCGAATCGCTGCTCGAAAGCGAGCTGTTCGGCTACGAGGAAGGCGCTTTTACCGGCGCCCGGCGGCACGGGAAGAAGGGTTACTTTGAGGAGGCCGAGGGAGGTACCATCTTCCTCGACGAAATCGGCGAGATAAGCCCGGCCCTGCAGGCCAAGCTGCTGCGGGTGCTCCAGGAGAAAGAAATCATTCGGGTGGGAGGAAACACCCCGGTACCCGTTTCCGCCCGCGTCATTGCGGCCACCAACGTCAACCTGGAGCAGGCGGTGCAGGAAGGGCGTTTCCGGGAGGACCTCTACTACCGGCTCAACGTGGTGCCGGTTTTTATTCCGCCGCTGCGCTACCGCAAAGACGACATTCCCCTTTTGGTGACCCACCTGCTGCGCAAGTTCAACCAGCAGTTCGGCCGTGCGGTGGAGCGGGTGTCGCCCCAAGCCCTGTCGACCCTGGTGGCCTACGATTGGCCGGGAAACGTGCGGGAGTTAGAGAATATCATCGGACGGGCCATGATCAATATGCGGTTTAATGAGACCATCATCCAAGCTCACCACCTGCCGCCGCTGGGCAATGTCAGCACCGTTCCACGCCGCCTCTGGGCCAGCCTGGCGCCCGGCTGGACGCCCGGTCAAACCCTGAGCAAACTTACCACTGAAGTGGAAAAGGACGCCCTGCACCGCTGCCTGGAGTATACCCGGGGCAATAAAACCGAAGCTGCGCGCTTGTTGGGAGTATCACCCCGAACGCTCTATTACAAGCTCGAAAAGTACGGCTTGGAGCAGTGA
- a CDS encoding 3-methyl-2-oxobutanoate dehydrogenase subunit VorB, protein MTEKLLMKGNEALGEAAIQAGCRLYFAYPITPQSELPEYLAKRMPQVGGVFLQAESEVAAINMVYGAAGAGARVMTSSSSPGISLKQEGLSYIAGAELPCVVVNMSRGGPGLGSIQPSQSDYFQATKGGGHGDYRLLVLAPASVQEVVDLTLLAFDLADKYRNPVMIMGDGLLGQMMEPVVFPPEGRRELPPKPWATTGWTKDRPKNIINSLELQPERLEAHNRHLQEKYAQAAREEARSEEYLTKDADVVVVAFGTVARIARSAVEAAREKGIKAGLFRPITLWPYPSAALAKLVDTAKSFLSVEMNWGQMVEDVRLVVNDKRPVYFYGRSGGVVPTPEEVLTEIEKAASGRCEA, encoded by the coding sequence GTGACTGAAAAGCTGCTGATGAAAGGCAACGAAGCCCTGGGAGAGGCAGCTATCCAGGCCGGATGCCGGCTCTACTTCGCCTACCCGATAACGCCGCAGAGCGAACTTCCTGAGTACCTGGCCAAACGCATGCCGCAGGTGGGCGGTGTCTTCCTGCAGGCCGAGTCGGAAGTCGCCGCCATCAATATGGTCTACGGCGCGGCCGGAGCCGGGGCGCGGGTGATGACATCGTCCTCCAGCCCGGGCATCAGCCTGAAGCAGGAAGGCCTTTCTTACATCGCGGGGGCGGAACTGCCCTGCGTGGTGGTCAACATGTCGCGTGGGGGGCCGGGTTTGGGAAGCATTCAGCCGTCCCAATCCGACTACTTCCAGGCCACCAAGGGCGGCGGACACGGCGATTACCGGCTGCTGGTGCTGGCTCCCGCCTCAGTCCAGGAGGTTGTCGACCTCACCTTGCTGGCGTTTGACCTGGCGGACAAGTACCGCAACCCGGTTATGATCATGGGCGATGGACTGCTCGGTCAAATGATGGAGCCGGTCGTCTTCCCACCGGAAGGCAGGCGAGAGCTCCCACCTAAACCCTGGGCGACCACCGGCTGGACCAAGGACAGGCCGAAGAACATCATCAACTCCCTTGAGCTGCAGCCGGAACGCCTGGAGGCGCACAACCGTCACCTGCAGGAGAAGTACGCCCAAGCAGCGCGCGAGGAAGCCCGCAGCGAGGAATACCTGACTAAAGATGCCGACGTAGTGGTGGTCGCTTTCGGCACCGTAGCCCGCATCGCCCGGAGCGCCGTTGAAGCGGCCCGGGAAAAAGGGATTAAGGCGGGTCTCTTCCGCCCCATCACCCTGTGGCCTTATCCCAGTGCGGCCCTGGCGAAGCTGGTGGATACCGCGAAGAGCTTCCTGAGCGTGGAGATGAACTGGGGGCAGATGGTGGAAGACGTGCGCCTGGTTGTAAACGACAAGCGCCCGGTCTATTTCTACGGCCGCTCGGGCGGCGTCGTCCCTACCCCGGAAGAAGTCCTCACCGAAATTGAAAAGGCGGCAAGCGGGAGGTGTGAGGCATGA
- a CDS encoding 4Fe-4S dicluster domain-containing protein, translating to MARGKVVFNEDRCKGCGLCTTVCPNKILALGDRINKLGYHPATSTDPDKCTGCALCARMCPDCVIEVYRE from the coding sequence TTGGCCCGAGGCAAAGTTGTGTTCAATGAAGATCGCTGCAAGGGGTGTGGACTGTGCACCACTGTGTGCCCGAACAAGATCTTGGCGCTGGGCGACAGGATCAACAAGCTGGGTTACCACCCCGCCACCTCAACCGATCCCGACAAGTGCACCGGCTGCGCGCTCTGCGCGCGCATGTGCCCGGACTGCGTCATTGAAGTCTACCGGGAATAG